The Chrysemys picta bellii isolate R12L10 chromosome 3, ASM1138683v2, whole genome shotgun sequence DNA window CCTGCTGGGAGAAGGCCTGGGGAAATAATGGGTATGCAACTCTTTCCCTCCGGGATGAAAACAGCTTCGCTCCTGCCTGCCCATCTCTGGTAGGCCCATTTATGGCCTGCACATGTAGCTCTCCCACATGGAATCCGGGAAGTGCAGTGAAAGAAGACGGCTCTCTTGAAAATACTTTTTGCCAATGATTTTTTCCGTAGGAGTCAGTGCAGTTCAGCTCTTCACAAGTCAACCCAACTGCATCTCTATATTAATGAGACCTTTTACTGAAAATATTCCTGTAAACAAGCCCCATCACGTCCACTTGACAGATGTGCCTCAAAACCAAACATTTACAGAAGAGAGGCTTAAATCCATCTCTTCTTTACAGACGCTTCAACACCGAGTGGTCATTCCAGGTCATGCGCTGGGTGTAGTGATGGACAGGTTGGAAAAGAGCAATTACCCGGCCCCTGCTCCTACAAAGTCTTGTGCACATGCTTGGCAGTACACACTAGGAGAAGTCCCTGAAATTAATGGAGCTACTCACCTTTCCTAAAGCGAAGCAGGTGCATACATCTTCGCAGGAGCATAGCCTACAATTGCGTAGTTGTCTCAAAACCTCACCTGTCCAAAAAAGTTCTAATTTCATTACATGGGGTATCTAGATCTGTGTATCTGTAATCTTTCAAATAGTGATGAAAATATTACTTTgttatcagtaaaaaaaaatagatatgaGATACTCCGTGCTTTCTACAGTGTTAACACTCGCACTACCACCAGTGGCCTGAGattataatttttaattaataaatcaACATAACAACAAAACAGATTTTGGGGCAAAATCAAAAAAATCCCTAATTTGAAATAAACAAACTGGTAAATATTAGAACTGAGTTGATCCTTTTAGTGATAGAATATTCTCTTTAGGAATATGACTGGCATTGTAGTCAATATTTGTTATACAAAAAAATCAATCGTTTCAAAGTGTGGAATTTAACAGTCTCCTGGCTTATATCTGATATAGCTACAATTGACTTTGACAAATGAAGCTGTCATTATTAATTACTTAACCTGTGCTTTTACCAAAATGAAGTCTCTGATTAAAAGCAAAATGAATCAAACAATATATTAAATTTTGCAGAATGATTTTACTTTTTGATCTGTTGGGCTAGTCTTAagaaaagagaatattttctttcatAACAGCAAATTAATTCAGCTCTCTAAGTTTGGCCAATAGTTAATTGCTTAGAAAAGGTGTCAAAACTAATGTTGAGTTCTTTTCGGTATAACAAGGACAGTCCACAGCCTGTTCAGATAATATACCACACTGCACAGCACAGCACCAAACTTTATACTTTCTATGAGCACACACttatcttgcgtctgatgaagtgggcattcacccacgaaagcttatgctccaatacttctgttagtcttaaaggtgccacaggaccctctgttgctttttacagattcagactaacacggctacccctctgttacttgacACTTATCTTAGTGTGTTctaataggattttaaaactTTGATTTCTCATAAAGGAATGTGATCCCCCTTAACCGTGCCTGAACTTGGAATAAATACCAGTTATATGAACCATATCATTTCTCTACTATTAATGAGTAACCAGTAAGTTCCATTGAAACACATGAGAACTCTCAAGGGGGTAATTGACTGCTGTTCTAACAGATCTTTTGTATAAATATCTAGAGTATTCAAAGATGCTAGATTTCTGACCTAAGTTTtgccaaaatacattttaataggCAAATTCAAAATTGCCCACCGAACATATGATGTTTAACTCTTTCTTGGAAGGAACCATCTGAAATCCCTAACCCTCTATCAACGATTACAATGTGGTTACAATCAGAGATttgattcccctctcccccccagtgaTGAGGGGTAAAAAGAATCTGCTGTGGGTGGTGCCTGAGACTCTAACAGAAAATAGGGAGTTTTTATTGGATCTGTGATCCACATGGTAAATATGAGTCGAGAGGAGATGGGTAATGCACCATTCGTAGGAGCTGTAATTTCAGCTATAGAGAAAGGCTTTTCGGACACCCTGACAGCGCAGGGAGCGGCCAGAAGACAGAAGAATCAGCAGGTGCTTTGGGAAAGCAAATCGCTAGGATCTATCCTCTCGCTGCTGAGCGAACCTACAGAGAAATGCATGCAGCCCTCATGCCCCTGGGGGATTCAGGAGCGCCTTGGAGCGGACAGACTTACCCACCGCCAGGCAGGGTAGTGAAGCTACCCCAGGgctcggggggaaggggggtgtctCTCGTTCGTAGCGCGTTGCTTTCTCCTATTGCAGCTAGATCAGGGCTCTTGTATTTCTTTCTGCCCAGACTTCTTCCTTGCACGTcgccgctccgctctgctctggtCAGGAAGCAGAAGCTGCCGGTGTGTGGCACAGGCAGGAAAGGGGAAGACGCAGGAGAAGTGGCTCTCGCAGGCAGTCCCGGCTACCCTTCTAGTTAGAAATAAAACCACACCGCAGATTCGGTGCCCTGCGTACGGTCCTCTAGCCGTTagcagggggcagctgggcaTGTTCGTGGCAATGCGCTCCTGGCCTGCCCTTTGAAAGGGGGCGAGGGGGCTTGCGACCATTCGGTGCCAGGAAGTGAACCCCAGCCGCGAAGTCTTTTGCTCAgagaaaactcccattggcttcaggagCGGGCGCCCACATAGGTGGCTGTAGGGCGCGCGCGGGCCTTCTAGATCCTGGCTAATAGCGTCCATACTGGGGCAATGAGACCAGAAACGGGCTAACGCTCCATCGAAACCGGGTCTCCAGTAAAACGCCCTGCCCCGTGTTGAGGAGAGTGGGCAGGTTAAGCCAGGTGTGACGACACGTAGAGAAACCCGAGAAATGACAGAGCCAAGTGGGCGCTGGGACGATTAGAATTGAcagaggaggggaaaaggggagctCCCTGTGACAAATCGTGTCaggaaagggatggggggggCACGATGGGGCGGAGGAGGGGTTGCTCTAACGAGAGGAGCAGGAAGAAGGTTTGTAAGTACAAAAACAGAGGCGGAAATCATAATCCTTCTAGCTTCAGAAACAGTTCcgattcccccctctccccccccccccgggctttgggagcaattttcaaaagtgcgcAAGGCCCAGCTCCTTTcgagggatttaggctcctaacctcaattgatttcagtggaagttaggagcctaaatgcctATGAGGATCcgagcctaagtgatttaggggcCTGGGCACCATGGACTTCTAACCAGACTCTGACACCCAATCTAAGCgactaagtcccttttgaaaatgggacttaggctctttTGACATTTTTACCCTTGGTAACCTGAAGAAAGAGGAGGCTTCTTATTCCCCAAGTCAATCAGCCGAGCACAGGGTGCCGGGGTGAGCTTTTCAATAACGCATCGGGGGATTGACTAGGCTGAGTTCAAATAATTGCCAACGCTTCTCTGTCAATTGCAAGTACTGGGGGGAAGCAAGAAACGTCTATTGCGCCTCCTTTAGGCTGACGTTTTGTTAAAAAGTGTCCGCCTACCTTGGTAGGGCTTTTAGCATGGGAATTACGGTTTGTGTTCTGGAGACAATTAGGAACAAATGAATGGGGAGAAATCGAGGGAAATCCTGTGATATGATTAAAGGGGGCAGTGTTCTTCCATGCAAATGAAtatcttgcttgcttgcttttgttTCCCGCATGGCCACGCACACACTTTAGGGTCTACCCAGAGTATATTTTAAGATCGTTCTGGTCACATACTTGTTTTGAAGACTTTATCCCAtctataaatatttgtaataaaacaaacatTGTAACCCACCCGCGTGCCTTTAAAAGAGTAAAATAGTCATCTATTCAGCCCTCGCTGGTGATCCAGTAATTCATCAGTGCGTGTTTGAGCTTCGGATTATCTTCTTAACACTGGTTCATGGCAATTCGGGGGATTTGTTTGATAGTCAACAGTTTTATCTTCGGACAAAACATAAATCACTTGTTGGCTGTCTTAGATTTTAGAGGTGAGAGGGCGGTAGATGTATTTTAAAACCCATATCTTGAAAATACAGCACAAATATACTGATCGAAAAAGACGTCCCTGAAGCATTTACAATGTACAAAGTGCATCTACTGGATGGAAACAACGTTATTGTAATCACAGGCAAGCATATCCTAGACACACAAACGCGGTTACACATTGCTTGTATGTGTATATTATATTTACATCAACATACACACGGATGGATAAAAagaaggaggagtacttgtggcaccttagagactaacaaatttatttgagcataagctttcgtgggctaaaacccacttcatcggatgcatgcagtggaaaatacagtaggaagatatatatacacagagaacatgaaaaaatgggtgttgccataccagctataatcaattaaggtgggctattatcagcaggagaagaaaaaactttttgtagtgataatcaggatggcccatttcaaacagttgacaagaaggtgtgagtaacaagggtGGATGTAAATCTTAATAATAGAGGTTGCTGCTAGCTCCGCCCACAATATGTGTAAAATTGCTTCGCTAGCTATTTAGCGAGATGATTGTTTAGATGCGTATGAATATATGCATATCAATATAGGTGTTGagatacatatataaatatattttgtcaCATCAAGTTCATGTCACCTATTTCTGAGAATGGATcctggatccccccccccctttgctgcgTAATAAAACTAGTTCAGAGTTAAGGGTATTATTCTAAAGTAATAAGACACATTTTCCTGGAGCAGACAAATCCTCGCTTCCCAGAGCTTTGTGAAAACAAGAAAGTCTGTTCTGTGCTACACTTCTTTCAAATAATCAACGTTCACAGAGCTGTACAGATTCATAGACCTTAAGATCTAGTGAGATCACCTTGTCTGACCCTCTTCCTGGCTCAACCCGAGGTAACAGCAAATCATGTTCACCCATCATTTCCAAAACTCTCAGACTGTTGCGTCTGAATTAATACAGAGTGGCTCCATTTTGTACCTTTCTAACTTCCTTATCCTAGTAACCATTTCCACAGGGCATTCCCTGAGTGTCAGCAGCTAATGTCAAAGGAAATTACAACACTCCACGTCTTCTTTCCCCTCTCCGTTTGCTGACTTTATGCGGTTTTGATAATAAACCTTCCCAGCCTAGCAAATAAAATGAGACGCAAAGAGCAAACCGAATGCTGCATGTGGACTATTAAAACCGAATTAAAATAAGCTGCGTCCGTGGATCTGGAAAGGATCCTATATCCGCCCGAAAGAACTGTTTATTGAAGGTAAGACTATTATTTAATACTAATTGGCAGCTCCTCAGCGCCTTCCACTTCCAATCTGATGTGTTTGTATGTTCAGCTTTTCATCGGCAGGTGCCCTGCGGGATAGCCCCAGTCAGAGGGTAAACACGAGAGCGCTGTCTACAAGAGACTGCAGGAGGGCCAGGCCAACAGGCCCTGCTTCCAGGCGCGGGGGATACCACACCCGCTCCGCGGCACGGGTCATTTATGGAGAACGCCTTACTCCCGTTTAGTGGAAGGGGCTTCGAGTTCACTGTCCCTTTGCAGGCGAGATTTTTCTTTGCCCCGCATCGTCCTGGGTTTTCAGCGGTTGCGTTGCACGGGACCTGCTCACCCCCTCTGCGTTCTGCTCTCTGTGGCAAGGTGCCTCCTGGGTTTCTTTAAACACCGAGCGGCCTGTTTGCTCCCTCTCCTTTAAAGCCCGGACTGTTTCGCTAGGTTAGCCGCTGAGGGTCCCTCCAACAACCCAATCGCCCTAATAGCTCCACATCAGCCCCGATCGGGGGCTTTCCTCCCCTTAAAGAAGAGTTGCGGAGGTGTTTGATTAAGAGACGTCTGTCTATATACACGGGTGGAGATAGGGAAGCGGTTATGTACATCGGTAGATGTGTGCATTGtgccgagagagagagaactggaatGTGATAGATATGCGAGAGCGAGATTGTATTTTACTCTCTAGTTTGTCTCATATAGCATGAGAGTAGATAGATCCTATTTTATCTATTTAATGCATAGATAGATATGTCATATATCAACTATATTTCTCTCTAAGGATGAGGGCGAAAGATTGATATATCTATATATGCAGAGAATCGATTTAATCTCATACGACATAAAGACAGACTACATAGAGAGGGAGTAACCTGtaatatatttctctctctcgcCATATATACAGATCTATAGTTATATCTGTTACTCTCCTGTCTCAGGCAGGAGCCACTGATTTACAGCCCTGCCTGGAGAACGGTTTATCTAGGTAGCCTTTAACCCATTTAAAACTCTTTAGCTGAAACCAGCCCTGCAGCTAGCGATTGGAGAGGGGTTTTGCAGCGCCTGGCTCCAGACGCTTTGGTTGAGTCGGGCCCCGTTTTCGCATGGGAGGGGAGGCGATCCGACAGGTTCACTAGGTTTAAAGCCGCCTGGGTTTAAGTGCTGTACTCGCCTCCgctttgtgggggtggggagggagacgtGAGCAGAAGGTTTCCCCAGCGACTCAGCCACGGTCACCCCCTGTCCCTTAGCTTTGCCTTCTGATTCCCCCCTCAGGCCCCCGTCCCCCGCCCAAATAAGAAACAGCCTTATAAAAACAACCGGGAGCTTCCGTTGACATTGAGATTTCTCTTGGTAATACCCCTGCGCTGGCCAGAAAGAAAGgattaagaacataggaatggccatactgggtcagaccaaaggtccatccagcccagtctcctgtcttcccacagtggccaatgccatgtgccccagagggagtgaccagaacagggaatcatcaagtgacccatcctccattgctcattcccagcttctagcaaaagCAAAGCAAAGTCTATGCGCTAGGGTTGCCCCCGGGGATACACTGGGCAGGAGTTTATAAATCACACAAACCCACTTTTGCTCTTTGAAACGAGGAGAGGTTGGAACAGGCACAGCCTCCCGCATCTGGCCCGAGCAGCAGAGGCCCCGATTCTGAGAAACTTTTACCACGCAATAACAAACTGCCACTGTAGGCCCGGGGAAGGAGAGCGGGACTAGCTCCTAGACTCATCCATATCATGTTTCCATTGTCGCTGCTTATTTTCCCGGTATCTCTCTCCTGCCTTTCACCTTCACTGTCATCTTTCCTGTCCGGGACAAAATTACAATTTCCAGCGGAGAGGTGTTCTCTAAACTATGCTCTTCCTAGAAAGTCACTTCCGTGTTTTGCACTGTTATTGGGGTGTAAGGTCCCTGATTTCCTTGCCCAAACCCGGATCAAAGCAACAGTAATGCCAGCAGTCAATTCCTCTCTCCTTCGGAAGAATAAACCCAGACTCCTGTACCATTTCCGAAGGGGAGTGAACCGGATCGGCCTTCGCTCGGTTCCATCCTGTTGAGAACCACTTTCCCTAGCTGGTTTCAGAGgggcagccctgttagtctgtatcagcaaaaccaaTTCTTTCTTCAGTGGATCAATGAACAGTAAATTCGTGTCAATCTCCGAGCCCAGCACGCTTCGGCTGGTTCCGTCTCTCCCACACAGCCCTTTGCTATCCCTGAAATAGCTGCGTTATGTGGCATCTCACGGTTATTATGGTTATTTTATTAGTTGATTTTTATTGTATAATGTATTCTTCAAACGAGCCATACCCTGCCTTCCTCCCGAGTCTTTGCCTACTTGACAAACTCAATGGAGTGTTTCACCTCAGCGGGTTCGTTTGGCTTCTTTACCTTCCCATCAGGTAAATCTCCGGACAAAAGCGCTGCCCCAAACCCCTGTAAAATCGCTCCCTTCGGTGGGCTGAACTATCACAAATTTCCAACAGAGGGAGACAAAAGGTTAGCTTTTCCGCAGTGGTATTTTGTGTggcctcagacgctgctccctgCTATAAGCAaaatctccccccgccccactcccaccAGAAAAATGCAAGTATTATTATGTTTCGTCTTGTAATAAATGACCATTTGCTACTTTCAAAATGCTAACCGCTTAACATCTGTCTTTTTAGTGGGAAATGTACTAAACCCCGAAATATATTGCCAATCGGACAGTTCGTCGTCCTTCCTTGGGGCAAGTCAATAATCGATTCGTTGGCGATAAGGCCCTGATCATTTTCACCAGCAAGTATGTGTTCTTCTATCGTGAAAATCCGCTTTACGCATCCCCGATTGTAATCTATCATTTTAGGAGAGAGAGGGTCATTATAAACTCAGGCGCCAAATAGCGTTCATGCGAAAGAAAAGGATTTGCGCCCCGTGTGAAGAAGAAAACACTGACCAGAGAGCTGTACCAAGTCTGAATAAAATGGTCCGTTCTACTGTGAGCTGCCCTCAGACATGACCCGAGAGATTAATGGCGTGGTCATTAAAATAAGTCAGAGGGAAAGGTTCTCTTTCTCAAACCCTCTGATTAGATTTGCTGGACCTTCCTCTTTCGTTTGGCCGCTCCAGAGGCTGTGAAAAACAACGTCCCTGCCTAAAACTACTCCGGGAAGCGAAACACTTTGCGAATGAGATTCTGACGTTCAAACCCTTGCATTAAATGtttacattgaagtcaattgaattaAAATTCCGTTTAACCAAAACATGATTGGCGGCTTTAGTTTATTTCGTCCTGTTCTGATTAATTTCCCCCACTTTTCATCTCAACCCGGCATGGGGTTCCACTGGCCGATATTGACTCTAACAATCTGTGTCCACACGACGTTTTATTTATCTAGTGGGGAATATACACCTACTCCATCGTGTCAGTGATAACAATGTGGCGTTATCCGTTCTTTCTCCACGCGGTTCATTGCCCTAGACGCGCGATGTCTAGATCGATACAAAgattatattttctttatttgcGCGCCGTggggttccccccgccccccattgatCTGAAAGCCCCGATCGTGCATTCGTAATTTATTACTCCGCTTCGTATTAATTGACATATTAATATATGCTGCTTACTAGCTAACGATTCTTTTTGGTCAAGCAAGTCAAGGTAAAAGGGTCAGAGAAAGGCTGTTATCTTGCTCCGTTCTGATCTTTTCCATCTGTGAGCCTTTGCCGGCAAAATAACTGCATCTGTTACACACAGTACCTGACAAACGTCACTTGCTGTTTCGATAGTGGCCCTATTAAAAGCGCAGCGGAGGAGTAAACAGGTCGCTAAACGTGTGTTTGGGTCCCGTGGAATTATGGATTTAGACCGTCCCGAAACTCTTCTATTACCTACCAGCGGGTTCTCCTGGCTAGACTCCGTATTCGGAGTCAAACGGGATTTATTGGCTTAAAAGTCGTAAGTGCTCCTAAGAACCATACTGAAAAAGATTCATAGATCCGGATTCTGTTTGCGTTTGCAAGCCCTTTCCAATGCTAACGAAACAACCGCGAAACAGACTTTGAAACCAGCGTAGTAATTAATCAGCGTTTGGAGATTTGACTTTGGTATTGAAGAGAAATCTGCCCGTCTAATAGGCTCTGCGTTTCTTCTGAACTTGGAAAGGTTGGATGGAAAATGGTAGTCTGTGGCTATATCTTTTTGGAAAATCATTTACCCAGAGCCACTGCCCCATAGCCAAACCTTCCTACCATGTTGTTATGAATATTTTTaagtacaataaaataaaagaccGTGTTCAGTTTGCATTCTGAACAATTAAAAATGTTACCTAACGATCTCAAAGGGTTTCTGATTCCATTATGaacacacaacacacaacacaCAACTCTTCCTTGAGAGTTCCAGCTTCCCCAAATGGATTTAAGTGCACCCTGGGCCAGACAGCATTAGACCTCACTACTTCGACAGACTATTTTCAACCCAGAAATGTCTCCATTCTACTGAACTGATGTTTCAAAACGACCTTCCTCGCCGCAGGTGATAATGGGATTTAGACTGTAAATGTCTGCGCGGCTTTATTTTGTACAGGTCCTGTGTCTACACTGCTCACGCAGGCAAAACCAGTTCAGTCCCTGGGAGTTGTGCCTGAGTGAGGACGGCGTGAGCTGGGTGCGGACAGGTGACATACACTGTGGGGCTTGATCCCCAAACTCTATTGATGGAGAGGCCCCTGCTGGCTTTAGACGATCGGCCCCTCGGTGAGGCTAAACATGAACTGGGTGTAATTCCTCGGGGTCACCCGATGTTTAAAGAAATCGGCTGCAAAcaccttcttcccccctccccccatgatccTTAGCAAAACGATTCCCGTcccagctgggggggcggggaggggagtgaaTCCAGCCTTGGGCAACAGAGCCCCGCTCCAGACATCTGTGTCGCTCGCCCTGTTGTTTCAGGAGTAGTTGAGGGAGAGGAGGGCGGAAAGGGGGAAAAGTCCCGCAGAAGCAGCAGCCCTCTGCCCGTTCGCAAGGCCGGGAACCAATGAAATGCCAACTCCGGCGTGACCACCGAGATTGACGTGGAAGACACGTCAAATTGATCTGAGCAAACGGCAGGCTCCTGGACGGGCTAATTTCCCCCCGATCGGATGAAGATCACTTTGGGCGTGAGTCCCCGGCCGCCTTTGAAAGTGTTCCGGGAGCAGCAGAGAGACGGGGGCCCGGAGCAAGGGCAGCCCGCCTTGTCTcctggggagcttggctgctgctcGCAGGCAGCCCCCCTCTATGCATCCGCGCCTGCCCCGGGGAAGACGGAGCCTCCGGCGGGGCGAGCGAGCAGCTGATCGCGCAAGACGCGTGTCTCTTTGCGGGCGATGGGTAAGGCGCTGCGGGTGGGTTTGATTTCTgcgagtggggtggggtgggggaagaggggaaggagaagCGGCCAGGCTGGGCTTCGGGCGCGCAGTTTCGCTTTGCTTATCCCGAGCAATGGGATTCAAAACCCCAACCGGGGGAAGCGCACCCCCATTCCCACGCAGGGAGGCCTCGGGCGCAGCCTCCACtcgccccccactccccaggcacggGCATAAGGGATAATAATCATCACAATACTCCGCGTCGCGTCCTTTCCCCGACACGGCCCAGGCGTTCCTTCGCGGGATCCAGGGCGTCTCTTCTGTAGGGCGCGGGGCTGCTTGGGGTGAGCCGGGGCTTTCCATGTACCATCAGGGGTTAGACAGGCAGAATCTCCCCATTTCCCTTGCCCCTGTTTAAATCTTGCGGTGCTAACccgtcctcccccccaccccttcgcTAGAGCAAACCTACGGCGAAGTGAACCAGCTGGGAGGCGTCTTTGTCAACGGGAGACCCCTGCCCAACGCCATCCGCTTGAGGATCGTGGAGCTGGCCCAACTCGGGATCCGACCCTGCGACATCAGTCGCCAGCTGCGGGTCTCTCACGGCTGCGTGAGTAAAATCTTGGCCCGCTACAACGAGACGGGCTCCATCCTACCCGGAGCCATCGGCGGGAGCAAGCCGCGGGTCACCACCCCCAACGTGGTCAAGCACATCCGAGACTACAAGCAAGGCGACCCGGGGATCTTCGCGTGGGAGATCCGGGACCGGCTGCTGGCGGACGGGGTGTGTGACAAGTACAACGTGCCCTCCGTCAGCTCCATCAGCAGGATTTTAAGGAACAAAATCGGGAACCTCTCCCAGCCCTACGACAGCACCAAGCAGCCTCCCCCCCAGCCAACGCTGCCTTATAACCACATTTACCAgtacccctaccccaaccccatgGCCTCCTCTGGGACCAAAATGGGCCACCATCCGGGCGTGCCGGTCACCGCTGGACATGTCAGTATCCCCAGATCCTGGCCCTCGGCGCATTCAGTCAGCAACATCCTAGGTATCCGAACCTTCATGGAGCAAACAGGTCAGCGAGCGCAGCTTCGCCCACCGGCACTGCAGTGGGCGCTGGGTttggtgggttggtttttttctACCTGGCAGGGGCCCTCAGAGACTCATGGTTTGGGATGCCCGCGTATTGGGGGCGCTTGGGTTTTTTTAGCAGGTGGGTGCTCAGCGCTTTCCCCCTTTTCGGGCACCCAGAAACGTAGGCACTTACAATCACGCGTGGCTTttgaaaaatcacttttaaacGTATATAAACCCGGGCGAAACCATCGCTAGACGGGCTGCATAAATAACCCCCGTGCTTTTAGGGCGGATCTgatggggcagctggagcaaaACAACCGACATCTTGAACTTTTTatgaaaaatgtggaaaatattttcGTGAGGATGAGAGATTGCCAGCCACTCACCCCCTTCAAAAAACCAACCCCAGCAAATTCATATCTCGATGTCCTTTTGTCAGAAATTTTCCTGCcctgttagcttttttaaaaGAACTCTCTTCTGGCCTCCTTCTTgattagaaaataaaaaatatattgtaATTGTCACACTAGCTAGAATGCATCCTTCAGTAGTGATCAAAACAAATGATTACTATAAACACGATACCAGGCAGATCTTGGCTGGCAAATTGGATCGTGGTCAGGGTTTTTTAGATTTCTCTGTCACGCTTTATTTATACAAACCCGAATTGAATCAATTAATACCCGGTTCCACTTTTGTTCTGCTCACATCGTTTGGGGGGAATGCCCTCCTTTGATCCTTTCAAACGCTAAAGGTAAATAAATCACCCGCATGCGTTTCTGTCTGGGAATTATAAAACGATATAAAATTTAAATTATAAGAAAGCCGAAAAGTTTCCTAGTGAAACAGACAGACTTTTGGGGGAGGAGAATGTGTTTAGCTGAATTGTAAGCAAAGCTGGTCTTAATTAGGCCATCAGAGTTCGTGTTTTATGAC harbors:
- the PAX1 gene encoding paired box protein Pax-1; the encoded protein is MEQTYGEVNQLGGVFVNGRPLPNAIRLRIVELAQLGIRPCDISRQLRVSHGCVSKILARYNETGSILPGAIGGSKPRVTTPNVVKHIRDYKQGDPGIFAWEIRDRLLADGVCDKYNVPSVSSISRILRNKIGNLSQPYDSTKQPPPQPTLPYNHIYQYPYPNPMASSGTKMGHHPGVPVTAGHVSIPRSWPSAHSVSNILGIRTFMEQTGPLAGTEGSAYPPKMEDWPSVNRTAFPPAQAVNGIDKAAMEADIKYPQPAPGLSTVGSFLPACAYPSSNQHGVYAGSGAGYITPGHHWQAQSSPLAHHGPGVTLPGGELGTAMAFKHPAREVVDRKPSSPVGKPQETLNNIHGLSIPASSS